CTGTCCGTATAATCCTGATTATGAAGGCAATCCTTTGCTGCTGGCTCCTTGGACCGAAGTCGAAGGTGTTATGACAGAAGATGAATGCGAGCATATTCGTGCTTTGTATGCCGAAAAAATTACTCTCGTGGATAAGTGGCTCGGCAAGTTGTTTGATTCCCTGAAGGAACAAGGTTTATGGGATAATACCATGGTTGTTGTGACCTCTGACCATGGCCAGCCCATGGGCAACGGCAAGCACGGTCACGGTATCATGCGTAAATGCCGTCCCTGGCCCTACGAGGAATTGGTTCATGTGCCGCTGATGATCCACGCTCCCGGTCTGGAAGGCGGAAAGCGCATTGAATCTTTTGTTCAGAACGTGGATATCACCGCCACTGTCCTTGACGGTCTTGGTCTGGGAGTAGACGCTGTTGATGAAACCGGGCACGAAGGTATTGCCACTTACGACGCGGATGATATGCACGGCATAAGCCTGCTTCCGGTTATGCGCGGTGAAACAGATACTGTCCGAGATTTCGCCATTGCAGGCTATTACGGCATGTCATGGTCCATTATTGATCATGACTACAGCTATATTCACTGGTTGCAGAAAGAGATCGACACCGATTCCATGAACAAGGTATTCTACGACGGTTCCGGTTCCGGCGGTAATGCTGGAGAGAACTCCGCGAAGTTGGAAATGAAGGAAGAAATGTGGACCTGTGTTCCGGGAGCCGAAGTCTCCGTCCCCCAGTCTGATGAACTTTATGATCGTCGCAAGGACCAGTTCCAATTGAATAATATTATAGAGTCCAACCCGAAGAAAGCCAAGGAACTGCTCCAGAAGTTAAAGCTTTACATCGGGGAGCTCCGGGTTACTTAATCCATTTATGATCCCCCGTATTGAAGGATGAACAAGAAGATGCCGGCGCAGATTGATGAATTCTGGCGTATAAAAGTCAACAGTGATGCTTGGAACAAGGTTCTCCATCTTGGAGTACGTCAGGAGTTCAAGCAGGGCGAAACAATCGTTCATGCGGGGGAGAAGGTAACCGAACTGCGCTACATAGAGTCCGGTACAGTGTGTTTGAAACGTACTTCAATGGAAGGTAATGAAAAGATCATAATGTGCGTTGATAAAAATTCGCTCTTCAGTGAAGTAGCGTTCTTTACCGGAGAAGAAATGCACAGCACTTTTTGTTGCCAAAAGAACGCAGTTATTTATGCCTTTTCCAAGGATACCGTAGACGATATGCTGGACCGTCATCCTTACATTGCTAAGGATATCTTACGGACTCTGTCCTTGAAAGTGAGTGTTTTGAGCAACCAGCTGGCGTCGCTGGGGCTGGACCGTATGGAGCAGCGGGTAGCTAAATTCATCCTGCTGCGTTATAGCTCTGAGCCGCTTGCTTCCAAAATAATATCGTTGGGCTGCCTGAAAATGAAGGATATTGCCTCTATTCTTGGTGTCCATCGAGCCTCACTCTACAAAACGCTCAAGACCATGGAAAAAGCAGGATTGATCGAGTTATTGGGTGAAAACAGGATGCTCATTCACGACATTGAAGGGCTTACCGAACTTGCCCAGCACTAACAAATCAAATTAGTAGAGATAAATATATGAGTGATATTAAAGAAATAACTGAGCAGGCTTCCACTGATAATTTCGCAACTATGTCTGATGCGATCATTATTTTCTTTAAAGAGATGTGTCCGCATTGCAAAAATATGGAAAAAGCACTGAGCAAATTCGGTGCTAAAAATCCCGAAGTAGAGCTTTACAGTGTAAATAGTGAAGTTAAGCCGGAGCTTATGAGTGAGTTTGGTTTTGAACGCGTGCCCACCATGCTTTTCGTGCGTGATGGCAAGGTTTTAAAAGTTCACACCGGATTGATGAATCCCCGTGAAATGAAAGCCATGCATGGTTCCCTGTAACTCTACGGATGATATTATGAGCTTTGAATACGATCTGATTATTCTAGGTGGCGGCGTAGCGGGGATGACCTCGGCTATTTACGCCGCCCGTGCCAACCTCAAAGTTCTTATTCTCGATGAGAACAGCTGCGGCGGATTGGTCAACTGGACCAAAGTTGTGGAGAACATGCCATCCTACAAAACAATTAGTGGAATGGAATTAGTGGAGCGTATTCAGGAGCAGGTGGAAGCCCTTGGAGTTGATGTGGAAGAAGCCGTCTGCATAGATGCTATGGATCTTTCCGGCGAACTTAAGACCATTGAAGCTGATGACGAGACCTACACATCCAGAGCTGTCATCGTGGCGACAGGGCGCAAGCCAGTACCGCTTGAAGTGGCAGGGGAGTGCGAGCAGGTTCATTTCTGCGCTATCTGTGACGGTGCTGCTTATGTTGGCAGGCGCGTTCTTGTCGTGGGCGGCGGCAATAGTGGATTTGATGAAGCAATAGCCTTACTTGATCAGGGAGTTTCCGAGCTGACACTGGTGGAAAAAATGGATCGTTTTTTTGCTGCCCAAAGCGCTCAGGATGAACTTGTAGCAAGAGCCAATGCTACAGTCAGACACTCAGTTGAAGTTGTTGCTGTAACCTATTCTGATAAACTGGAAACCGTAACTCTCCGCAATCTCGCAACCGGAGAGGAGGAAACTCGTGAATTTGACGGGATTTTCGTTTTTATGGGTCAGCAGCCGGGAACAGAAGTTTTTCGCGGCCAGCTTGATCTTGATGAGCATGGTTATATCATTACAGATGAGAATCTGGGCACATCCCTTTCTGGAGTTTTCGCGGCAGGTGATGTTCGTCCGAAGAAATATAGACAGATCACCACAGCTATGGCTGACGGAACTGTTGCAGCCTTGGAAGCTGAGCGTTTCATCCATAGTGTAGGGTCGCGGCGTGTCGAAAGTTGAAGTCACGATCTACGACCCTGACACCAAGCAGGCAGATCGGGCTGCCCGGCGGCTACGAACTTCACTGAAAAATGAAGGGGTAGCGTCTCTGGTCAGTGAGGTCACCTGCTACCTTGAGATTTCGCGTCAGGGATTGAAGGGAAAAACACCAGTAATTTCGGTGAATGGTGTCAACTTTAAGTGCAAAAATTTAAGCGATTCCTTACTTGATGAATTTGCAAAATGGGTGTCGCGGAATTAAGATTGTTTTGTGGAGTCAGGCTTCAGTAATAATTGTAAATTTCTCCTGCTTGCTGACAACAGATTGAAATGAAGAAAGCCGCCTTAACAGGCGGCTTTCTTCATTTTTCGGGATATAGGCCAGCGATTATTTTAATTCAGCCTACGGGCACTCAAGTGCCGGGATTGATTTGATTCTGCTCTTTAATTTTAAGAAAGCATAAAGCCTGTCTTTCCTAAGTGTTCCTTCATTTTCGTATGATGATTTCGCGAGTTGTGCTGTATAATCTTCCCAAGCGCTTTTTAGCTTGCAATCTATTAATTTTTCACGTCTCACGAAGGCTGGTGTTTTGTATGAGTCCTTCTTTTTCGCTTTCAGGTAGTTTGCGGCGGAATAGTACAATACGAATAGGTTTAAACGGGCTTCCATAAGATAAATTTTAAGAGGCGCTATTGTATCTTGATTGGATAGGTTCTTAAAACTGTTATCAATTGAATTTGGACCGGTGAAAAGGGCATATACGATCGGTTCCAGATCTTCATTCGTCGGGTTTGGAGAAGACATATATTTTTCAATGGCAATCTGCTGTTTTTCTGATTCGTAGAGTGGAATAATAGTATCTAAAACAAGTAGTTGCTCAGAAGAAGGGTTTTCCTGTTTGGCTTTTGAAATTAATTGTTCGAGCTCTTTGTATTTGAGCTCTGTCGGGTTGATTTTTACAAGACATAACGCCTTGAGAAGATATGTTGTCGCCAGAAGACCTTCTTTTTTGAGTTTGTCCTTTTTCTCTTTAAGTAGTTTGTCGAGTATATCATTGGCGTATGCATAGCTGGCAGCAGGGTTTAATCCGTATTCTTCATAGGTTCCCTGCGGGGTTGCCGATATAAGTTCATTGTTGATTCCCCATTCCATCTCAGCGCCTTCCCGATATGCATTCTGAGCATCACGGAGGGTGTGTGCTGCACATCCGGACAGGATAGAGAGTATTACAATGAAGCAAAAAATTGAGTTGAATACAAATCTGCTTCTGTGATTGTTCATAATAAGGTCCCCATTATAATTAGTTCATCATGGTTGATTCCAGACTGCTGATATTCACCCCTTTGCCGCTCTTTATGTCCTGAACTAAAGCCGTAATTCCATGTTCAAGTTTGTTGAGCAGTATCATTTTATCTTCCGGGCTTCCGAGCTTGGATTTTTGCAACAGATCAAGCACGACCTTTAAAATCAGGTCTAATCCGTCATCACGCATTAATTGACATTTGATCATGAATATTTCTTTTTCATTTGCGCCATCATTTGCAAATGCAGAGCTGACGATGACATCAAGGCATGC
Above is a genomic segment from Maridesulfovibrio sp. containing:
- a CDS encoding sulfatase, with translation MSNKKIENVLFIMLDTLQFNYLGCYGNTEVKTPNLDKFAEEGFLFENAYSEGLPTIPVRRALLTGRYTLPYSGWRPLTTEDTSITDVLWCCEVQTALVYDTPPMRLPKYGYSRGFDYVRFCNGHELDHETFSNVPLKEEFKGEDYLSPAWLKKDENGEYDDSSKSLIREAECYLRQRQNWNSDADNYASVVISEADSWLKEKRDPNRPFFLWLDSFDPHEPWDPPSIWENKPCPYNPDYEGNPLLLAPWTEVEGVMTEDECEHIRALYAEKITLVDKWLGKLFDSLKEQGLWDNTMVVVTSDHGQPMGNGKHGHGIMRKCRPWPYEELVHVPLMIHAPGLEGGKRIESFVQNVDITATVLDGLGLGVDAVDETGHEGIATYDADDMHGISLLPVMRGETDTVRDFAIAGYYGMSWSIIDHDYSYIHWLQKEIDTDSMNKVFYDGSGSGGNAGENSAKLEMKEEMWTCVPGAEVSVPQSDELYDRRKDQFQLNNIIESNPKKAKELLQKLKLYIGELRVT
- a CDS encoding Crp/Fnr family transcriptional regulator, which translates into the protein MNKKMPAQIDEFWRIKVNSDAWNKVLHLGVRQEFKQGETIVHAGEKVTELRYIESGTVCLKRTSMEGNEKIIMCVDKNSLFSEVAFFTGEEMHSTFCCQKNAVIYAFSKDTVDDMLDRHPYIAKDILRTLSLKVSVLSNQLASLGLDRMEQRVAKFILLRYSSEPLASKIISLGCLKMKDIASILGVHRASLYKTLKTMEKAGLIELLGENRMLIHDIEGLTELAQH
- a CDS encoding thioredoxin family protein; translation: MSDIKEITEQASTDNFATMSDAIIIFFKEMCPHCKNMEKALSKFGAKNPEVELYSVNSEVKPELMSEFGFERVPTMLFVRDGKVLKVHTGLMNPREMKAMHGSL
- a CDS encoding FAD-dependent oxidoreductase, which translates into the protein MSFEYDLIILGGGVAGMTSAIYAARANLKVLILDENSCGGLVNWTKVVENMPSYKTISGMELVERIQEQVEALGVDVEEAVCIDAMDLSGELKTIEADDETYTSRAVIVATGRKPVPLEVAGECEQVHFCAICDGAAYVGRRVLVVGGGNSGFDEAIALLDQGVSELTLVEKMDRFFAAQSAQDELVARANATVRHSVEVVAVTYSDKLETVTLRNLATGEEETREFDGIFVFMGQQPGTEVFRGQLDLDEHGYIITDENLGTSLSGVFAAGDVRPKKYRQITTAMADGTVAALEAERFIHSVGSRRVES